One genomic window of Geodermatophilus sp. DSM 44513 includes the following:
- a CDS encoding helix-turn-helix domain-containing protein: MTTAHTGVPRPGDPALDPCPVRDVLERVGDKWSVLLVAQLQDGPRRFSALLRGTEGLSQRMLTRTLRLLERDGLVAREVRPTTPPQVTYSLTPLGAGLGRALAELTRWAVEHRDDVAAARADFDARTPSVP; this comes from the coding sequence GTGACCACTGCGCACACCGGTGTGCCCCGGCCCGGGGACCCGGCGCTGGACCCCTGCCCCGTCCGCGACGTCCTCGAGCGGGTGGGGGACAAGTGGTCGGTGCTGCTGGTCGCCCAGCTGCAGGACGGGCCGCGGCGGTTCTCCGCCCTGCTGCGCGGCACCGAGGGGCTCTCCCAGCGGATGCTGACCCGCACCCTGCGGCTGCTGGAGCGCGACGGGCTGGTCGCCCGCGAGGTCCGGCCCACCACGCCGCCGCAGGTGACCTACTCGCTGACCCCGCTGGGCGCCGGCCTGGGCCGCGCGCTCGCCGAGCTCACCCGGTGGGCGGTCGAGCACCGGGACGACGTGGCCGCTGCCCGCGCCGACTTCGACGCCCGCACGCCGTCGGTCCCCTGA
- the thiM gene encoding hydroxyethylthiazole kinase translates to MPVLDLRAASAALRTRTPLVHCLTNTVVQTVTANALLAVGAAPAMVDAPEEAGDFAAVASAVLVNVGTVSARTAEAMRLAARAAGTAGTPWVLDPVAVGGLAFRTGLAAELVGLRPTVVRGNASEVMALAGAGAGGRGVDSTDSAEDAAKAAAELAARTGGVVAVSGAVDLVTDGRRTVRVGGGSALLTRTTGAGCALGALVAAYVAATGDPLTGAVAAHAHVAVAAERAAAVAGGPGTFTPAWLDALDAVDGDALAAADVR, encoded by the coding sequence ATGCCGGTCCTCGACCTGCGGGCCGCCTCCGCGGCGCTGCGCACCCGCACCCCCCTGGTGCACTGCCTGACCAACACCGTCGTGCAGACCGTCACCGCCAACGCCCTGCTGGCCGTCGGCGCCGCGCCGGCGATGGTGGACGCCCCGGAGGAGGCCGGCGACTTCGCCGCGGTCGCCTCCGCGGTGCTGGTCAACGTGGGCACCGTCTCCGCCCGCACCGCCGAGGCCATGCGGCTGGCCGCCCGCGCGGCCGGGACGGCCGGCACGCCGTGGGTGCTCGACCCGGTCGCGGTCGGCGGGCTGGCGTTCCGCACCGGACTGGCCGCCGAGCTGGTGGGGCTGCGGCCGACCGTCGTCCGCGGCAACGCCTCGGAGGTCATGGCGCTGGCCGGCGCGGGCGCCGGCGGCCGCGGCGTGGACAGCACCGACAGCGCCGAGGACGCCGCGAAGGCCGCCGCCGAGCTCGCCGCCCGCACCGGCGGGGTGGTCGCGGTCAGCGGCGCGGTCGACCTGGTCACGGACGGGCGGCGCACGGTCCGCGTCGGCGGCGGCTCGGCGCTGCTCACCCGCACCACCGGTGCCGGCTGCGCGCTGGGCGCCCTGGTCGCCGCCTACGTGGCCGCCACCGGCGACCCGCTCACCGGGGCGGTCGCCGCGCACGCGCACGTCGCCGTCGCCGCCGAGCGCGCCGCGGCGGTGGCCGGCGGCCCCGGCACCTTCACCCCCGCCTGGCTCGACGCGCTGGACGCCGTGGACGGCGACGCGCTGGCCGCGGCCGACGTCCGATGA
- a CDS encoding endonuclease/exonuclease/phosphatase family protein, which translates to MSPSRPAPAAGLLLAGALALPLLTAAPAAAHDRGGSADPVRFASFNVSMFRATEGELAADLADADDEAQDAEVRNVAEIIQRQRPDVLLVNEFDFDAEGVALERFQEDFLGVGQGDADPIEYPYAMAFPSNTGVATGFDLNGDGQVGESGRAYGDDSFGYGEFPGQYAFAVLSKHPIDTDAVRTFQTFRWADMPGARLPDDPATPEPADWYSEEELAVFRLSSKNHVDVPVRIGGRTVHVLASHPTPPGFDGPEDRNGTRNADEIRFWADYVTPGAADYVYDDAGETGGLAAGARFVVMGDLNADPAEDGNGLPGAADQIVEHPRVHDPLPASEGAVEATALQGGANLAHEGDPAYDTADFSDGETGPGNLRVDYALPSRGLRVAGAGVFWPPLADPLSRLTGVYDPQYTNGFPSSDHRMVWVDVAVPGGRR; encoded by the coding sequence GTGAGCCCGTCCCGACCCGCCCCCGCCGCCGGCCTGCTGCTCGCCGGCGCGCTGGCACTGCCCCTGCTGACCGCCGCCCCGGCGGCCGCCCACGACCGCGGCGGCTCCGCCGACCCGGTGCGCTTCGCGTCGTTCAACGTGTCGATGTTCCGCGCCACCGAGGGCGAGCTGGCCGCCGACCTGGCCGACGCCGACGACGAGGCCCAGGACGCCGAGGTGCGCAACGTGGCCGAGATCATCCAGCGGCAGCGCCCCGACGTGCTGCTGGTCAACGAGTTCGACTTCGACGCCGAGGGCGTGGCCCTGGAGCGGTTCCAGGAGGACTTCCTCGGCGTGGGCCAGGGGGACGCCGACCCGATCGAGTACCCCTACGCGATGGCCTTCCCGTCCAACACCGGCGTGGCCACCGGCTTCGACCTCAACGGCGACGGCCAGGTCGGCGAGTCGGGTCGGGCCTACGGCGACGACTCGTTCGGCTACGGCGAGTTCCCCGGCCAGTACGCCTTCGCGGTGCTGTCGAAGCACCCGATCGACACCGACGCCGTCCGCACCTTCCAGACCTTCCGCTGGGCCGACATGCCCGGTGCCCGGCTGCCCGACGACCCGGCCACCCCGGAGCCCGCCGACTGGTACTCCGAGGAGGAGCTGGCGGTCTTCCGGCTGTCCAGCAAGAACCACGTCGACGTCCCGGTCCGGATCGGGGGGCGCACCGTGCACGTGCTGGCCAGCCACCCCACCCCGCCGGGCTTCGACGGGCCGGAGGACCGCAACGGCACCCGCAACGCCGACGAGATCCGCTTCTGGGCCGACTACGTCACCCCGGGCGCGGCGGACTACGTCTACGACGACGCCGGGGAGACCGGCGGGCTGGCGGCGGGTGCGCGCTTCGTCGTCATGGGCGACCTCAACGCCGACCCGGCCGAGGACGGCAACGGCCTGCCGGGCGCGGCCGACCAGATCGTCGAGCACCCGCGCGTCCACGACCCGCTGCCGGCCAGCGAGGGCGCCGTCGAGGCGACCGCGCTGCAGGGCGGGGCCAACCTCGCGCACGAGGGCGACCCGGCGTACGACACCGCCGACTTCTCCGACGGCGAGACCGGCCCGGGCAACCTGCGGGTGGACTACGCGCTGCCCTCGCGCGGCCTGCGGGTGGCCGGCGCCGGGGTGTTCTGGCCGCCGCTGGCCGACCCGCTGTCCCGGCTGACCGGCGTCTACGACCCGCAGTACACCAACGGGTTCCCCAGCTCCGACCACCGCATGGTGTGGGTCGACGTCGCCGTCCCCGGCGGCCGGCGGTGA
- a CDS encoding helicase, translated as MPGRRRRTTSRSTGTTTTSRRKAPARRTAQPAAERPVARPGERVWVLAVPFRAPAPGAQWHAELQAHVWVGRELPPALAAYDPPPYTLERFLEDELNDTPRPVPPGRPLVPREEQCTGAEAVVASAAAGHRVFLLGDDPGVGKTGTAVLAAREVCEARGGDRVLVVADRPAAITVPHWTRSIAGFGDGGLRWCVTTWDRLAKVAGLRFDVVIADEAHMVRHTTTQRWKHWRAVSGAGRVRDVPFVVAATATPAHTPLELPYLAPQFAQRHGDPLRAWADLPARLAEHGFHVERGRYGWAWTEDADARRADLARLQGWLAGGDPPATLHRPAPWGPVSVTGTPVALTPAERTAYESEWQEFRAEMQLARRARQTARGRAALLRFRQKAGLIRAQATVDWVRAQVEAERQVAVSVEFVETAADPIREALQDSGVAVASIYGRDRFDVEAERLRFQTGVAPVCVFTVTASISLHAGELLPGGATASTTPRVGLFHQPRFSGIQARQVTGRTHRDGQVSPWRVAFAADTVEEQVARVMVERLAVSGSTAGADTSALREVAELLDADWLPPATLTDG; from the coding sequence GTGCCCGGACGGCGACGCCGGACCACCAGCCGCTCCACGGGCACCACCACGACCTCGCGCCGGAAGGCGCCCGCCCGCCGCACCGCGCAGCCCGCCGCCGAGCGGCCGGTCGCCCGGCCGGGGGAGCGGGTGTGGGTGCTCGCCGTGCCCTTCCGCGCCCCGGCGCCGGGCGCGCAGTGGCACGCGGAGCTGCAGGCGCACGTGTGGGTCGGCCGCGAGCTGCCCCCGGCGCTGGCCGCCTACGACCCGCCGCCGTACACCCTCGAGCGGTTCCTCGAGGACGAGCTCAACGACACCCCCCGCCCGGTGCCGCCCGGCCGGCCGCTGGTCCCGCGCGAGGAGCAGTGCACCGGCGCGGAGGCCGTGGTCGCCTCCGCCGCCGCCGGGCACCGGGTCTTCCTGCTCGGCGACGACCCCGGCGTGGGCAAGACCGGCACCGCCGTCCTGGCCGCCCGTGAGGTCTGCGAGGCCCGCGGCGGCGACCGGGTGCTGGTCGTCGCCGACCGCCCGGCCGCGATCACCGTCCCGCACTGGACCCGCTCGATCGCCGGCTTCGGCGACGGCGGCCTGCGCTGGTGCGTCACCACCTGGGACCGGCTGGCCAAGGTCGCCGGCCTGCGGTTCGACGTCGTCATCGCCGACGAGGCGCACATGGTCCGGCACACGACCACCCAGCGGTGGAAGCACTGGCGGGCCGTCTCCGGCGCCGGCCGGGTGAGGGACGTGCCGTTCGTCGTCGCCGCGACCGCCACCCCGGCGCACACGCCGCTGGAGCTGCCCTACCTCGCGCCGCAGTTCGCCCAGCGGCACGGCGACCCGCTGCGCGCCTGGGCGGACCTGCCCGCGAGGCTCGCCGAGCACGGGTTCCACGTGGAACGTGGGCGGTACGGGTGGGCGTGGACCGAGGACGCCGACGCCCGCCGCGCGGACCTGGCCCGGCTGCAGGGCTGGCTGGCCGGCGGGGACCCGCCCGCCACGCTGCACCGCCCGGCGCCGTGGGGTCCGGTGTCGGTCACCGGAACGCCGGTCGCACTCACCCCGGCCGAGCGGACCGCCTACGAGTCGGAGTGGCAGGAGTTCCGGGCGGAGATGCAGCTGGCCCGCCGCGCCCGGCAGACCGCGCGCGGGCGGGCGGCGCTGCTGCGGTTCCGGCAGAAGGCCGGGCTGATCCGCGCGCAGGCCACCGTCGACTGGGTGCGGGCCCAGGTGGAGGCCGAGCGCCAGGTCGCGGTGTCGGTGGAGTTCGTGGAGACGGCCGCCGATCCCATCCGCGAGGCGCTGCAGGACTCCGGCGTCGCGGTGGCGTCGATCTACGGGCGCGACCGCTTCGACGTCGAGGCCGAGCGGTTGCGCTTCCAGACCGGGGTGGCGCCGGTGTGCGTGTTCACCGTGACGGCGTCGATCAGCCTGCACGCTGGCGAGCTGCTGCCCGGCGGGGCGACGGCGTCCACCACCCCGCGGGTCGGACTGTTCCACCAGCCGCGGTTCTCCGGCATCCAGGCCCGCCAGGTCACCGGCCGCACCCACCGCGACGGCCAGGTCTCCCCGTGGCGGGTGGCCTTCGCCGCGGACACCGTGGAGGAGCAGGTGGCCCGGGTGATGGTGGAGCGGCTGGCGGTCAGCGGCTCGACCGCGGGCGCGGACACCTCCGCGCTGCGGGAGGTCGCCGAGCTGCTGGACGCCGACTGGCTGCCACCGGCCACCCTCACCGACGGCTGA
- the bluB gene encoding 5,6-dimethylbenzimidazole synthase, protein MTYPRPVPVVGDPSSAAQRAGDPAGWAMSDDAAGLYAVLAARRDVRRFRPDPVPGDVLRRVLAAGHAAPSVGHSQPWRFVVVRDPALRDRAAVLTDRERLRQAEQLEPDAARRLLDLQLEGVREAPLGIVVCCDRRVPAAGVLGRATFPDADLWSCAAAIQNLWLAARAEGLGLGWVTLFRPEELAGLVGLPDGVATLGWLCLGWPDERPPAPGLERAGWSRRLPLDAVVVEDRWPADDGGPPVPPSSLRAPGREAVVGARDEADRLLTPPGSLGVLDRAVDRVVALGRGELTGGTLVLAAADHPVAALGVSAYPAAVTRDVVRAALAGTSVGVTAAAAAGLTAVVVDAGVGGDPLPGTVDARPAGLRGDLATAPAMTGHDVARLLDAGRALGARDGLLALGEVGVGNTTVAAALAAGLLDADPAEVTGLGSGADSAVLERKLAVVAAAVARAGRGLGPARALAELGGPELAVLTGVVLGAAEARSAVVLDGFAVSVAALAAVLLEPGAQACLVAGQRSRERGHGPVLQALGLEPLLDLRLRAGEGAGAALAAGLLLDGLRVRRTTARVG, encoded by the coding sequence GTGACGTACCCCCGCCCGGTCCCGGTCGTCGGCGACCCCAGCTCGGCCGCCCAGCGCGCCGGCGACCCGGCCGGCTGGGCGATGTCCGACGACGCCGCCGGCCTCTACGCCGTGCTCGCCGCCCGCCGCGACGTCCGCCGGTTCCGGCCCGACCCGGTTCCCGGCGATGTCCTGCGCCGGGTGCTGGCCGCCGGGCACGCCGCGCCGTCGGTGGGGCACAGCCAGCCGTGGCGGTTCGTCGTCGTCCGGGACCCCGCGTTGCGCGACCGCGCCGCCGTCCTCACCGACCGCGAGCGGCTGCGGCAGGCTGAGCAGCTGGAGCCGGACGCCGCCCGCCGCCTGCTGGACCTGCAGCTGGAGGGCGTGCGCGAGGCGCCGCTGGGGATCGTCGTCTGCTGCGACCGGCGCGTGCCCGCGGCCGGCGTGCTGGGCCGGGCCACCTTCCCCGACGCCGACCTGTGGAGCTGTGCCGCGGCCATCCAGAACCTCTGGCTGGCCGCCCGCGCCGAGGGGCTGGGCCTGGGCTGGGTGACCCTGTTCCGCCCCGAGGAGCTCGCCGGTCTGGTCGGCCTGCCCGACGGGGTGGCCACCCTGGGCTGGTTGTGCCTGGGCTGGCCGGACGAGCGCCCGCCCGCACCGGGCCTGGAGCGGGCCGGCTGGTCGCGGCGGCTGCCGCTGGACGCCGTCGTCGTCGAGGACCGGTGGCCGGCCGACGACGGCGGCCCGCCCGTGCCGCCGTCCTCCCTGCGCGCCCCCGGGCGCGAGGCCGTGGTCGGCGCCCGCGACGAGGCCGACCGGCTGCTGACCCCGCCCGGCTCGCTCGGCGTGCTCGACCGCGCCGTCGACCGGGTCGTGGCGCTGGGCCGCGGGGAGCTGACCGGCGGCACGCTGGTGCTGGCCGCCGCCGACCACCCGGTGGCGGCGCTGGGGGTGTCGGCCTACCCGGCGGCGGTCACCCGCGACGTGGTCCGCGCCGCGCTGGCGGGCACCTCGGTCGGCGTCACCGCCGCGGCCGCGGCCGGACTGACCGCCGTCGTGGTCGACGCCGGGGTCGGCGGTGACCCGCTGCCCGGGACGGTCGACGCCCGCCCGGCCGGCCTCCGCGGCGACCTCGCCACCGCGCCCGCGATGACCGGGCACGACGTGGCCCGGCTGCTCGACGCCGGGCGCGCGCTGGGTGCGCGGGACGGGTTGCTCGCCCTCGGCGAGGTCGGCGTCGGCAACACCACCGTCGCCGCCGCACTGGCCGCCGGGCTGCTGGACGCCGACCCGGCCGAGGTCACCGGTCTGGGCTCCGGCGCCGACAGTGCCGTGCTGGAGCGCAAGCTCGCCGTGGTCGCGGCCGCCGTGGCACGCGCCGGGCGCGGCCTGGGCCCGGCGCGGGCGCTGGCCGAGCTGGGCGGACCGGAGCTCGCCGTGCTCACCGGGGTGGTGCTCGGCGCCGCGGAGGCGCGCAGCGCCGTCGTCCTGGACGGGTTCGCCGTCTCGGTGGCCGCGCTGGCCGCCGTCCTGCTCGAGCCGGGCGCGCAGGCCTGCCTGGTCGCCGGGCAGCGCAGCCGGGAGCGCGGGCACGGCCCGGTGCTGCAGGCCCTGGGCCTGGAGCCGCTGCTGGACCTGCGGCTGCGGGCCGGGGAGGGCGCCGGGGCGGCGCTGGCGGCCGGGCTGCTGCTCGACGGGCTGCGGGTCCGCCGGACCACCGCCCGGGTCGGCTGA
- a CDS encoding alpha/beta fold hydrolase: MTDAEERLHARTLGDAGPRVAFVHGLFGQGRNWTTIAKGLAGDHRVTLLDLPNHGHSPWTDRVDYVDMAELLAVELRSSGEPVTLVGHSMGGKVAMQLALRHPELLRALVVVDVAPVEYPVSGGRTGDPDEEASPFAAFIAAMRAVDLDRLETREDADAALRDAVPSTMVRSFLLQSLVRDGVGPDGGWRWRLNLAVLERDLGELRGFPEPPPGARYDGPVLWLAGATSHYVLPQDRARMEELFPNTRLVRVKGAGHWVHSEQPEVFLQSVRAFLDRVES, from the coding sequence GTGACCGACGCGGAGGAACGGCTGCACGCCCGGACGCTGGGGGACGCCGGGCCGCGGGTGGCGTTCGTGCACGGCCTGTTCGGCCAGGGCCGGAACTGGACGACGATCGCCAAGGGCCTGGCGGGCGACCACCGGGTCACCCTGCTGGACCTGCCCAACCACGGGCACTCGCCGTGGACCGACCGGGTCGACTACGTCGACATGGCCGAGCTGCTGGCCGTGGAGCTGCGTTCGTCCGGGGAGCCGGTCACCCTCGTCGGGCACTCGATGGGCGGCAAGGTGGCCATGCAGCTGGCGCTGCGGCACCCGGAGCTGCTGCGCGCGCTGGTCGTCGTCGACGTCGCCCCGGTGGAGTACCCGGTCTCCGGCGGTCGCACCGGCGACCCCGACGAGGAGGCCTCGCCGTTCGCCGCCTTCATCGCCGCGATGCGCGCCGTGGACCTCGACCGGCTGGAGACCCGCGAGGACGCCGACGCCGCGCTGCGGGACGCCGTCCCCAGCACGATGGTGCGCTCGTTCCTGCTGCAGTCCCTGGTGCGCGACGGGGTGGGCCCCGACGGCGGCTGGCGCTGGCGGCTGAACCTGGCGGTGCTCGAGCGCGACCTCGGTGAGCTGCGCGGCTTCCCCGAGCCGCCGCCGGGCGCCCGCTACGACGGGCCGGTGCTGTGGCTCGCCGGCGCCACCTCCCACTACGTGCTCCCGCAGGACCGCGCGCGCATGGAGGAGCTGTTCCCGAACACCCGGCTGGTGCGGGTGAAGGGCGCCGGCCACTGGGTGCACTCCGAGCAGCCCGAGGTCTTCCTGCAGTCGGTGCGGGCCTTCCTCGACCGCGTCGAGTCCTGA
- a CDS encoding helix-turn-helix domain-containing protein — protein sequence MVSQVVAHRPHAALRGLVTGAVGYRQEGLPAGVHRGLPSPALTLVVTLDEPLDVAAHPDPAQSPGRYDALLGGLHTAPALIRSPGRQSGLQLDLSPLGARRLLGVPAGALGSLDLDLADVLGPAAGELVERVRAATTWHGRLAAADDVLRRVARDGDPAPEVAEAWRLTLAGGGRVPVAEVARRVGWSARHLTVRFRAETGLRPKEAARVVRFDRARRALAVHPRPDLAGLAAAAGYADQAHLCREWRAFTGLAPLRWLAAESGSVPDGRDRAAAGSAA from the coding sequence GTGGTCAGCCAGGTCGTCGCGCACCGGCCGCACGCGGCGCTGCGCGGGCTGGTCACCGGCGCGGTCGGCTACCGGCAGGAGGGCCTCCCGGCGGGGGTGCACCGCGGCCTGCCCTCCCCCGCGCTCACGCTGGTCGTCACCCTCGACGAGCCGCTCGACGTGGCGGCCCACCCCGACCCGGCGCAGTCCCCCGGCCGCTACGACGCCCTGCTCGGGGGCCTGCACACCGCCCCCGCGCTGATCCGCTCCCCCGGCCGGCAGTCGGGCCTGCAGCTCGACCTGTCCCCGCTGGGCGCCCGCCGGCTGCTCGGTGTGCCCGCCGGGGCGCTCGGCTCCCTCGACCTCGACCTCGCCGACGTGCTCGGGCCGGCCGCGGGCGAGCTGGTCGAGCGGGTGCGTGCCGCCACGACCTGGCACGGGCGCCTCGCCGCCGCCGACGACGTCCTGCGCCGGGTCGCCCGCGACGGCGACCCGGCTCCCGAGGTCGCCGAGGCGTGGCGGCTCACCCTGGCCGGCGGCGGCCGGGTGCCCGTGGCCGAGGTCGCCCGCCGGGTCGGCTGGTCGGCCCGGCACCTCACCGTCCGGTTCCGCGCGGAGACCGGCCTCCGCCCGAAGGAGGCCGCCCGGGTGGTGCGCTTCGACCGGGCCCGCCGGGCGCTCGCCGTCCACCCGCGCCCGGACCTCGCCGGGCTGGCCGCGGCGGCCGGGTACGCCGACCAGGCCCACCTGTGCCGGGAGTGGCGGGCGTTCACCGGGCTGGCCCCGCTGCGCTGGCTGGCCGCCGAGTCCGGATCCGTCCCCGACGGCCGAGACCGCGCCGCGGCGGGGTCGGCGGCATGA
- a CDS encoding phosphatidylinositol-specific phospholipase C/glycerophosphodiester phosphodiesterase family protein, translating into MLTLLLGVVAATLAPAVGPAAAAPPTTSDVQPLERAHAHNDYEHDRPLLDALEHGFTSVEADVWLVDGELRVAHDLVDASPGVTLESLYLQPLAERVAANRGSVYPGWDGSLQLLVDVKSEAAATYAAIDAQLREYAVLMTRWTDGREKERAVTAVISGNRDLPAMAAQRTRFAGYDGRLADLGSGLPATLVPLVSDNWTRHFTWLGIGPMPEAERARLREIVAEAHAEGYRVRFWATPDLPGPQRDALWGELVAADVDHLNTDDLPGLQAFLLEEDPQEQRAAA; encoded by the coding sequence GTGCTGACCCTGCTCCTCGGTGTCGTCGCGGCCACCCTGGCGCCGGCCGTGGGACCGGCGGCCGCCGCCCCGCCCACCACCTCCGACGTCCAGCCGCTCGAGCGGGCGCACGCGCACAACGACTACGAGCACGACCGCCCGCTGCTCGACGCGCTGGAGCACGGCTTCACCAGCGTGGAGGCCGACGTGTGGCTGGTGGACGGCGAGCTGCGGGTCGCCCACGACCTCGTCGACGCTTCTCCGGGCGTGACGCTGGAGTCGCTGTACCTGCAGCCGCTGGCCGAGCGGGTCGCGGCCAACCGCGGTTCGGTGTACCCGGGCTGGGACGGCTCCCTACAGCTGCTCGTCGACGTCAAGAGCGAGGCGGCGGCCACCTACGCGGCCATCGACGCCCAGCTGCGGGAGTACGCGGTGCTGATGACCCGCTGGACCGACGGGCGGGAGAAGGAGCGGGCGGTCACCGCGGTCATCAGCGGCAACCGCGACCTGCCGGCCATGGCCGCGCAGCGCACCCGCTTCGCCGGCTACGACGGCCGGCTGGCCGACCTCGGGTCCGGGCTGCCGGCCACGCTGGTGCCGCTGGTCAGCGACAACTGGACCCGGCACTTCACCTGGCTGGGCATCGGCCCGATGCCGGAGGCCGAGCGGGCGCGGCTGCGGGAGATCGTGGCCGAGGCGCACGCCGAGGGGTACCGGGTGCGCTTCTGGGCCACGCCGGACCTGCCCGGACCGCAGCGCGACGCGCTGTGGGGCGAGCTGGTGGCCGCCGACGTCGACCACCTCAACACCGACGACCTGCCCGGGCTGCAGGCGTTCCTGCTCGAGGAGGACCCGCAGGAGCAGCGGGCCGCGGCCTGA
- a CDS encoding alcohol dehydrogenase catalytic domain-containing protein — MRAVRFSGVGHPLTVEDVESPRPGPGEVLLDVAAAGVCGTELHFLDGLLTPARTPITLGHEVAGVVAALGEGVDGVAVGDRVAVHYLHACHRCRWCRAGDDHLCDAPLGFLAFATDGGFAEQVAVPASSVVPVPAGVDLPTAATLCCSGTTALHAVSVAGVRPGSDAVVYGVGGVGLALVQVLREAGARVVAVARSARRLELARELGAAVTVDASAGDVAGAVREATGGRGADVVFELVGTRETGAAALAALGKRGTLVYVGYSAERVEVDPLAMVVPEQRIVTSVGNRRAELVEALELAARGRLVTSVSTHPLADAPRVLEDLRAGRVVGRAVLVP, encoded by the coding sequence GTGCGTGCTGTCCGTTTCTCCGGGGTGGGACACCCCCTGACCGTCGAGGACGTCGAGTCCCCTCGCCCCGGTCCGGGCGAGGTGCTGCTCGACGTCGCCGCGGCCGGGGTGTGCGGCACCGAGCTGCACTTCCTCGACGGCCTGCTCACCCCGGCCCGCACCCCGATCACCCTGGGCCACGAGGTCGCCGGGGTGGTGGCCGCGCTCGGCGAGGGGGTCGACGGCGTCGCGGTGGGTGACCGGGTCGCCGTCCACTACCTGCACGCCTGCCACCGGTGCCGCTGGTGCCGGGCCGGCGACGACCACCTGTGCGACGCGCCGCTGGGCTTCCTCGCGTTCGCCACCGACGGGGGGTTCGCCGAGCAGGTCGCCGTCCCGGCCTCGTCGGTGGTGCCCGTGCCGGCGGGGGTGGACCTGCCCACCGCGGCCACGCTGTGCTGCAGCGGGACGACGGCGTTGCACGCGGTGTCGGTCGCCGGCGTGCGGCCCGGGTCGGACGCCGTCGTGTACGGCGTCGGCGGGGTCGGGCTGGCGTTGGTGCAGGTGCTGCGGGAGGCCGGCGCGCGGGTGGTCGCGGTGGCCCGGTCGGCACGGCGGCTGGAGCTGGCCCGCGAGCTGGGCGCCGCGGTGACCGTGGACGCGTCGGCCGGGGACGTCGCCGGCGCCGTCCGGGAGGCCACCGGTGGCCGTGGGGCGGACGTCGTGTTCGAGCTGGTCGGCACCCGGGAGACCGGCGCCGCCGCGCTGGCCGCCCTGGGCAAGCGCGGCACGCTGGTCTACGTCGGCTACTCCGCCGAGCGGGTGGAGGTCGACCCGCTGGCGATGGTGGTGCCCGAGCAGCGGATCGTCACCTCCGTCGGCAACCGGCGCGCCGAGCTGGTCGAGGCCCTGGAGCTGGCCGCCCGCGGCCGGCTGGTCACCAGCGTGAGCACGCACCCGCTGGCCGACGCCCCGCGGGTGCTCGAGGACCTGCGCGCCGGCCGCGTCGTGGGCCGCGCGGTGCTCGTGCCCTGA
- the thiE gene encoding thiamine phosphate synthase — protein MSRAFDPTLYLVTDTALCRPRPVADVVRAAVAGGVTTVQVRDKTAARRELLALTRAVQDALAGRPDVALWVNDAVDVALLAGADGVHLGQDDLPPAEVRALLGPDRLLGFSVSSVAELDVARALPPGTVDLVGIGPVWSTPTKPDAGTALGPDGVRALADEARAAGFTTVAIGGIDADRAGEVAATGVDGVCVVSAICTAEDPQRAARRLDESIGAAR, from the coding sequence ATGAGCAGGGCGTTCGACCCGACCCTCTACCTGGTCACCGACACCGCGCTGTGCCGCCCCCGCCCGGTGGCCGACGTCGTCCGCGCGGCCGTGGCCGGTGGCGTCACCACCGTCCAGGTCCGGGACAAGACCGCCGCCCGCCGCGAGCTGCTGGCGCTCACCCGGGCGGTGCAGGACGCGCTGGCCGGCCGGCCCGACGTCGCGCTGTGGGTCAACGACGCGGTCGACGTCGCGCTGCTCGCCGGGGCCGACGGCGTGCACCTCGGCCAGGACGACCTGCCCCCCGCCGAGGTGCGGGCCCTGCTCGGTCCCGACCGGCTGCTCGGGTTCAGCGTCTCCTCCGTCGCCGAGCTCGACGTCGCCCGCGCCCTGCCGCCCGGCACCGTCGACCTGGTGGGCATCGGCCCGGTGTGGTCGACGCCGACCAAGCCCGACGCCGGCACCGCGCTCGGCCCGGACGGCGTCCGCGCGCTGGCCGACGAGGCCCGGGCCGCGGGGTTCACCACCGTCGCGATCGGCGGCATCGACGCCGACCGGGCCGGCGAGGTGGCCGCCACCGGGGTGGACGGCGTGTGCGTCGTCTCGGCGATCTGCACGGCGGAGGACCCGCAGCGGGCGGCCCGCCGGCTGGACGAGTCGATCGGGGCGGCCCGGTGA